The following proteins come from a genomic window of Acipenser ruthenus chromosome 44, fAciRut3.2 maternal haplotype, whole genome shotgun sequence:
- the LOC117398970 gene encoding myosin regulatory light chain 2, skeletal muscle gives MSVSLCLPASLSFCLSQQLQNHREMAPKKAKRRQAAEGGSSNVFSMFEQSQIQEYKEAFTVIDQNRDGIISKDDLRDTLAAMGSMNVKNEELEAMVKEASGPINFTVFLTMFGEKLKGADPEDAIMAAFKVLDPEATGTIKKDFLQEMLTTQCDRFTPEEIKNFFTAFPPDVAGNVDYKNVCYVITHGEEKEE, from the exons ATGTCAGTCAGTCTCTGCCTGCCGGCTTCTCTCAGCTTTTGTCTCTCACAGCAACTCCAGAACCACAGAGAAATG GCACCCAAGAAGGCAAAGAGGAGGCAGGCAGCCGAGGGCGGTTCCTCTAACGTGTTCTCAATGTTCGAGCAGAGCCAGATTCAGGAGTACAAAGAG GCCTTCACTGTCATCGACCAGAACAGAGACGGCATCATCAGCAAGGATGATCTCAGAGACACTCTGGCAGCTATGG gcagTATGAATGTGAAGAATGAGGAGTTGGAGGCGATGGTAAAGGAAGCCAGCGGCCCCATCAACTTCACCGTCTTCCTCACCATGTTCGGAGAGAAGCTCAAGG GCGCTGACCCAGAGGACGCTATCATGGCTGCATTCAAGGTTTTGGACCCAGAAGCTACCGGAACCATCAAGAAGGATTT CCTTCAAGAGATGCTGACAACACAGTGCGATAGATTCACTCCTGAAGAG attaaGAATTTCTTCACCGCTTTCCCTCCCGATGTCGCCGGCAACGTCGATTACAAGAACGTCTGCTACGTCATCACACacggagaggagaaggaggaataA